A single window of Candidatus Flexicrinis affinis DNA harbors:
- a CDS encoding DUF4397 domain-containing protein, with the protein MRNLLGIVAVLCITILAACQPAAPEALPTSEPSPLPSAVPDTATPAPTPRLRPTPRPTSVFGSNISAMTRTASLRMIHAAPDVGALDARLAGDSLLNGLGFGRASSITPVIPGTYTLEVRSRAQEADEPLASVDIEFLPGEIIDAVVVPDNAGGLHIEHFDVTQPRLAEDQASVRFVHAMSGIGDIQVRAGASSSVLELGGVSDGFAIPGQELIFTVINDAEEIFNDTLRVRPLTSTIAVVTGPRDRPLLYTFEAPVPGQFGLRVVNLSTEAREVDVYLTGELLTGGLAPNVTTDRVTYPSGQYRLSVYTAGADLGASTPYIASQPVTARPGSIVTLAVFGPVADMRWVWIEEDLSAVPPGKSRVVFVNAAPGSRAVRPGIGTSALEDVGAVPLGGVSNPTLLDTGSTRLFFRDDSIESDIVQLSEDVAIPSGQSIVFFVTGAEDGPVTLGEQVSVDETLSTETGRPIEADYLVRFVNIMVSQQGVDIFVEGEIALVDLDYRIGSEPVEIFGDTLGLSARLPAGGATLVDTRFSLGDPGEYTVVIFGTVENGINARIFEDGDLSFSSDDPRVRLINLTQSSTVLYGLGFAVKPPQIVGGPTATPTLEPTPTSEVPNEYEGGRARLPIGVFVSVVGVAEGKASIQTPTTTESIIYVIDQENGVLGIIDGAALEPGTHTDIFVFEYRTAATTEVQIAPVVRSTP; encoded by the coding sequence ATGAGGAACTTGCTCGGCATCGTGGCCGTGCTCTGTATCACGATCTTGGCCGCGTGCCAGCCCGCCGCACCGGAGGCGCTGCCGACGTCCGAACCCTCTCCGCTGCCGTCTGCGGTACCGGATACTGCGACACCCGCCCCGACACCGCGCCTGCGCCCGACACCGCGCCCGACCTCGGTGTTTGGTTCGAACATCTCCGCCATGACGCGCACCGCCTCGCTGCGCATGATACACGCAGCGCCCGATGTCGGGGCTCTTGACGCCCGTCTCGCCGGCGATTCACTGCTGAACGGTCTCGGTTTTGGCCGGGCAAGCAGCATCACGCCGGTGATTCCCGGTACGTACACGTTGGAAGTCCGGTCACGCGCACAAGAGGCCGACGAGCCGCTGGCTTCGGTCGACATCGAGTTCTTGCCGGGTGAGATTATCGATGCCGTGGTCGTCCCCGATAACGCGGGCGGACTGCACATCGAGCACTTTGACGTGACGCAACCGCGCCTTGCCGAAGATCAGGCTTCGGTGCGTTTCGTCCACGCCATGTCCGGCATCGGCGACATTCAAGTGCGGGCAGGGGCTAGCAGCAGCGTTCTCGAACTCGGCGGGGTCAGCGACGGTTTCGCGATCCCCGGCCAAGAACTGATCTTCACCGTCATTAACGACGCCGAAGAAATCTTCAACGACACGCTCCGGGTTCGGCCGCTGACAAGCACGATCGCGGTCGTCACCGGACCGCGCGACCGCCCGTTGCTATATACATTTGAAGCACCGGTACCCGGTCAGTTCGGGCTTCGCGTGGTCAACTTGAGCACCGAAGCACGCGAAGTCGACGTGTATCTGACCGGCGAGCTGTTGACCGGTGGTCTTGCGCCAAACGTCACCACAGACCGTGTCACCTATCCGTCCGGCCAATACCGGCTCAGCGTGTACACGGCTGGCGCCGATCTGGGCGCATCCACGCCGTATATCGCATCGCAGCCCGTAACCGCACGCCCGGGCTCGATCGTGACCCTCGCAGTCTTCGGCCCCGTCGCGGACATGCGCTGGGTATGGATCGAAGAAGACCTGTCGGCAGTGCCGCCGGGCAAGTCGCGGGTGGTGTTCGTCAACGCGGCACCCGGCTCGCGGGCCGTTCGGCCCGGCATCGGGACATCGGCACTGGAGGACGTCGGCGCTGTCCCTCTCGGCGGCGTGAGCAATCCGACCCTTCTTGACACGGGTTCGACCCGCTTATTCTTCCGTGATGACAGCATCGAGAGCGATATCGTGCAGTTGTCTGAAGATGTCGCAATCCCAAGCGGGCAAAGCATCGTCTTCTTCGTGACAGGCGCCGAAGACGGGCCGGTTACGCTGGGTGAACAGGTGTCCGTCGACGAAACGCTGTCGACCGAGACCGGGCGGCCCATCGAAGCAGACTACCTCGTCCGGTTCGTCAATATCATGGTGTCGCAGCAAGGTGTCGATATCTTTGTCGAAGGCGAGATTGCGCTTGTCGACCTCGACTACAGGATCGGCAGTGAACCCGTCGAAATCTTCGGCGACACGCTCGGTTTGTCGGCGAGGCTCCCGGCCGGCGGCGCGACCCTTGTCGATACGCGCTTCTCGCTTGGCGATCCCGGTGAGTACACGGTGGTGATCTTCGGCACGGTTGAGAACGGCATCAACGCGCGCATCTTCGAGGACGGCGACCTTTCGTTCTCATCCGACGATCCACGCGTTCGCTTGATCAACCTGACACAAAGCTCCACCGTACTTTATGGATTAGGCTTCGCCGTCAAACCGCCTCAGATCGTCGGCGGCCCGACCGCAACTCCGACCCTTGAACCGACGCCGACCTCCGAGGTCCCGAATGAATACGAAGGCGGGCGCGCCCGTCTGCCGATCGGGGTGTTCGTATCGGTCGTCGGCGTCGCTGAAGGGAAAGCATCGATCCAGACGCCCACTACGACCGAGTCGATCATCTACGTCATCGACCAAGAGAACGGTGTGCTGGGCATCATCGACGGCGCTGCGCTTGAACCGGGCACGCATACCGACATCTTCGTCTTCGAGTATCGCACGGCGGCTACGACGGAAGTACAGATCGCGCCGGTCGTGCGCTCCACCCCTTAG
- a CDS encoding DUF4397 domain-containing protein: MRAFRILVLAAAVLLLALPIGVSAQDAGAQVRLVHVIPAVAGLDIYINDNLTASNLGYGQSTGYVDTPAADLTVRVTLAGVSSTLWEQVVPASANSALTLIASSTDPLTFDVFEDSLAEVSLATTRFMVIHAVNGAPNVDVIAEGQTIATGLPYRGFLNTIDVPVNTYTFTVVPEGGSSDAPVVAATPFALAGRTSHMLVLYGPATAPSALLLKAPVNVAGDVGFVRVSHGADGAPNVDVLFNGDLVVPGLAFGESSVHIPVEAGSYTATLRVAGGGAEITTADVEVEVGGAQTVAAVGSLDDLRVAAFADSVAGVSPRSAVVSLINGIAGSVVSLTLEDGTSIASGLAFGEASEAVTLSPSRQALTMSVAVGEVAADINIPAVAFYGGTYVNLIAVREGSSFGLDVNPTSLAVAMNSAPGAAETLASAEPTALPTTVAVAQPTAAPQSPAPTVQSIVTAPTVPSLPTARVVLDPGANLQLREYPRADARSLGLAPSGTVFTVNGRVGAPIDILTGDVIPLPDGTDWVDPVTLLTEANQDLEAVDTWINVSLTTADGEVNAWINSLYVDLRNPRGDRQLLRDLPTVPQNQPGSSTGTIVATPAPPENFARAVVFNLDPGVGLNIRRTPESGGEVLGRMELGQNARLVGIGQSGDWAFVEFEPAEGGTIAGWAGTLYLRYEYRGRSVTLDEVRALNLLTDVDEETRRGAVTAGAPPLVQPTQDPLRGVNVATVIGLDPGVSLNLRRTPTVDAEVLTQVPLGAQVRVLSRSGSDAWLEVEFDGFVGWVASLYTTLSFNGRPITIADIPVNTTFNATATPTPTATPAP, from the coding sequence ATGCGAGCATTTCGTATTCTAGTGTTGGCCGCCGCAGTGCTGCTCTTGGCGCTGCCTATCGGCGTTTCCGCTCAGGACGCAGGCGCGCAAGTTCGGCTCGTCCACGTCATTCCGGCTGTCGCCGGGCTTGACATCTACATCAATGACAACCTAACCGCCTCGAACTTGGGTTACGGTCAGTCGACCGGTTATGTCGATACGCCAGCCGCCGATCTCACCGTACGTGTCACGCTGGCAGGTGTCAGCAGCACGTTATGGGAACAGGTCGTGCCGGCGTCGGCCAACAGCGCGCTCACACTGATCGCGTCGTCGACCGATCCGCTGACGTTCGACGTCTTCGAGGATTCACTGGCAGAAGTCAGCCTCGCCACGACGCGCTTCATGGTAATTCATGCCGTGAACGGCGCGCCGAATGTTGACGTCATCGCCGAAGGCCAGACCATCGCAACCGGCCTGCCCTATCGCGGCTTCTTGAATACCATCGACGTGCCGGTGAACACCTACACGTTCACGGTCGTTCCGGAAGGCGGCAGCAGTGATGCGCCGGTCGTTGCGGCGACTCCGTTTGCATTAGCGGGCCGCACGTCGCACATGCTCGTGTTGTACGGGCCGGCGACGGCACCTTCGGCGCTCCTGCTTAAGGCGCCTGTAAACGTGGCCGGGGATGTCGGATTTGTCCGCGTGAGCCACGGTGCAGACGGCGCTCCGAACGTCGACGTGCTGTTCAACGGTGATCTTGTCGTACCGGGGCTGGCGTTCGGCGAGTCCAGCGTCCACATTCCGGTCGAGGCAGGCAGCTATACCGCGACGCTGCGCGTTGCCGGGGGCGGCGCCGAGATCACGACTGCGGATGTCGAAGTCGAGGTCGGTGGCGCGCAGACCGTCGCCGCCGTGGGGTCGCTTGATGACCTGCGCGTAGCAGCGTTTGCCGACTCGGTTGCAGGCGTCTCACCGCGCAGCGCGGTGGTCAGCCTGATCAATGGTATCGCCGGGTCGGTCGTGTCGTTGACGCTTGAGGATGGAACGTCTATCGCTTCCGGGCTGGCATTCGGCGAGGCGAGCGAGGCCGTGACGCTGTCACCGTCGCGCCAAGCTTTGACGATGTCGGTGGCCGTCGGCGAAGTCGCTGCCGATATCAACATCCCGGCGGTCGCCTTCTATGGCGGCACGTATGTCAACTTGATCGCAGTGCGCGAAGGCAGCTCATTCGGGCTGGACGTCAATCCGACCAGCCTCGCGGTGGCGATGAACAGCGCACCGGGCGCCGCCGAAACGCTCGCGTCCGCCGAACCGACCGCGCTTCCGACAACCGTTGCGGTCGCTCAGCCGACTGCCGCCCCACAGTCACCCGCGCCAACCGTCCAGTCGATCGTGACGGCGCCCACCGTTCCGTCGCTTCCGACGGCGCGCGTTGTGCTCGATCCGGGCGCGAACTTGCAGCTTCGCGAATATCCGCGCGCCGATGCCCGTTCGCTGGGCTTGGCCCCCTCCGGTACGGTATTCACGGTCAATGGCCGTGTCGGGGCCCCGATCGACATCCTGACCGGCGACGTGATCCCGCTTCCGGACGGCACCGATTGGGTTGACCCGGTCACGCTGCTTACCGAAGCGAATCAGGATCTCGAAGCGGTCGACACTTGGATCAACGTCTCGCTGACGACGGCGGACGGCGAGGTCAATGCGTGGATTAACTCGCTGTACGTCGACCTGCGCAACCCGCGCGGCGATCGCCAACTTCTGCGCGACCTGCCAACCGTCCCGCAAAATCAACCCGGCAGCAGCACCGGCACCATCGTCGCTACGCCGGCCCCGCCAGAAAACTTCGCCCGAGCGGTCGTGTTCAACCTCGATCCGGGCGTTGGGCTTAACATCCGCCGCACGCCGGAATCGGGCGGCGAGGTGCTCGGCCGCATGGAGTTGGGCCAGAATGCGCGACTCGTCGGTATCGGGCAGTCAGGCGATTGGGCGTTTGTGGAGTTCGAGCCGGCAGAGGGCGGTACGATCGCCGGCTGGGCAGGAACGCTTTACCTGCGCTATGAGTATCGCGGCCGTTCGGTCACGCTGGACGAGGTTCGCGCGTTGAATCTCCTCACGGATGTCGACGAAGAGACGCGCCGTGGGGCGGTCACAGCTGGGGCGCCGCCGCTCGTACAGCCTACGCAGGATCCGCTGCGCGGCGTTAACGTCGCCACCGTGATCGGCCTCGACCCCGGCGTGAGCCTCAACTTGCGCCGCACACCGACCGTCGATGCGGAAGTCCTGACGCAGGTCCCACTTGGCGCACAGGTTCGGGTATTGAGCCGCAGCGGGTCGGACGCGTGGCTGGAAGTCGAGTTCGATGGATTCGTCGGCTGGGTGGCTTCGTTGTATACGACGCTGTCGTTCAACGGCCGCCCGATCACCATCGCCGATATCCCGGTCAATACGACGTTCAACGCGACAGCGACACCGACGCCTACCGCGACGCCGGCGCCGTAG
- a CDS encoding adenosylhomocysteinase: MATEHDVKDIGLAEGGRFRIDWAEHEMPVLRAIRERFEKEKPLKGVRVSACLHVTTETANLMKTLQAGGADIVLVASNPLSTQDDVAASLVAHDEIPVYAIKGENKATYFDHLKAALDHRPQITMDDGCDLVSELHKNRRELLEGVVAGTEETTTGVIRLRAMAKDGALKFPVLAVNDSNTKHLFDNRYGTGQSTIDGIVRATNILLAGRNVVVAGYGWCSRGIASRASGMGANVIVTEVDPLRALEAVMDGFRVMPMSEAAAVGDIFVTATGDINVIDTHHFERMKHGAIVANSGHFNVEINLEGLRGMSAGEPRLVRPFVEEYIVGGKAVYVLGEGRLINLAAAEGHPASVMDMSFANQALAAEYMLQHAKGLAPDVYTIPQEVDQEIARLKLESMGVRIDTLTPQQQAYLNQWEEGT; this comes from the coding sequence ATGGCTACTGAACACGACGTCAAAGATATCGGCCTCGCTGAGGGCGGGCGATTCCGCATCGACTGGGCGGAACATGAAATGCCCGTGCTGCGCGCGATCCGCGAGCGCTTCGAGAAAGAAAAGCCTCTGAAGGGTGTGCGCGTATCGGCGTGCCTTCATGTAACGACCGAAACGGCGAACCTGATGAAGACCCTTCAGGCCGGAGGCGCGGACATCGTGCTGGTCGCCAGCAATCCGCTTTCCACGCAGGACGATGTCGCGGCGTCGTTGGTCGCCCATGACGAAATACCGGTCTACGCGATCAAGGGCGAGAACAAGGCCACCTACTTTGACCATCTTAAGGCTGCGTTGGATCACCGCCCGCAAATCACCATGGATGACGGCTGCGATCTGGTCAGCGAACTGCACAAGAACCGCCGCGAGCTGCTCGAGGGCGTGGTGGCCGGCACCGAAGAAACGACGACCGGCGTCATCCGTCTGCGCGCCATGGCAAAAGACGGCGCACTCAAGTTCCCCGTGCTGGCGGTAAACGACAGCAATACCAAGCACCTGTTCGATAACCGCTACGGCACCGGCCAGAGCACGATCGACGGTATCGTCCGCGCGACCAACATCCTGCTGGCGGGCCGCAACGTCGTCGTCGCCGGGTACGGGTGGTGCAGCCGCGGTATTGCCAGCCGCGCGAGCGGCATGGGCGCCAATGTGATCGTCACCGAAGTCGATCCGCTGCGTGCGCTGGAAGCGGTCATGGACGGTTTCCGCGTCATGCCGATGTCCGAGGCCGCCGCAGTCGGCGACATCTTCGTCACGGCGACCGGCGATATCAACGTCATCGACACCCATCACTTCGAACGCATGAAGCACGGCGCGATCGTCGCCAACAGCGGTCACTTCAATGTCGAGATCAACCTCGAGGGACTCCGTGGGATGAGCGCAGGTGAACCGCGTCTGGTTCGCCCGTTCGTTGAGGAGTATATCGTTGGGGGTAAGGCTGTCTACGTGCTGGGAGAAGGCCGCCTGATCAACCTCGCCGCCGCAGAAGGACATCCTGCGAGCGTCATGGACATGAGCTTCGCCAATCAGGCGCTTGCTGCCGAGTACATGCTGCAGCATGCCAAGGGCTTGGCGCCCGACGTGTACACCATTCCGCAAGAGGTCGATCAGGAGATTGCACGCTTGAAGCTGGAATCGATGGGGGTTCGCATCGATACCCTGACACCCCAGCAGCAGGCGTACCTCAACCAGTGGGAAGAGGGCACGTAA
- a CDS encoding carbohydrate kinase family protein, translated as MSVILTGSIAYDYLMRFPGRFVEHIIAEDLHQVSLSFLVDEMTRHWGGVAANISYSLAMLGVRPKLFGTVGRDFGEYRLWLESHGVDCSTVRQLDEVFTASFFANTDLDNNQIASFYAGAMAKASHFTIADVYPDKPEWVVISPNDPQAMTNYAEECRRRGIRFIYDPSQQVPRLSGEELARDLEGAYAMVVNAYEASIIQRKTGYDIEMLRKKIPVVVITRGKHGSTIYHDGGEEDVPAFPEVHVADPTGVGDAFRAGLIRGMMAGWPLRLCGLVGSLCATYVLEHIGPQSHHFTPQDFVSRFRGTFRDNGLLDELLDVP; from the coding sequence ATGAGTGTAATTTTGACCGGCTCGATCGCCTACGACTACCTGATGCGCTTTCCGGGGCGATTCGTCGAACACATCATCGCCGAAGATTTGCATCAAGTCAGTCTCAGTTTTCTTGTGGACGAGATGACGCGCCACTGGGGGGGTGTCGCGGCCAACATCTCGTACTCGCTCGCGATGTTGGGCGTGCGGCCGAAGCTGTTCGGCACCGTCGGGCGCGACTTCGGCGAGTACCGGCTGTGGCTCGAATCGCACGGGGTAGACTGTTCGACCGTGCGCCAGCTTGACGAAGTATTTACTGCATCGTTTTTTGCCAACACCGATCTCGACAACAACCAGATCGCGTCGTTCTATGCCGGCGCGATGGCCAAGGCCAGCCACTTTACGATTGCCGACGTGTACCCGGACAAGCCCGAGTGGGTCGTGATCTCGCCGAATGACCCGCAGGCAATGACCAATTATGCGGAAGAGTGCCGGCGGCGCGGGATTCGGTTTATCTACGATCCCAGCCAGCAGGTGCCTCGCCTTTCGGGCGAGGAGCTTGCGCGCGATCTCGAAGGCGCGTATGCGATGGTGGTCAATGCCTACGAGGCGAGCATCATCCAGCGCAAGACCGGGTACGATATCGAGATGCTTCGCAAGAAGATCCCCGTTGTCGTGATCACCCGTGGCAAGCACGGCTCGACGATCTATCACGACGGTGGCGAAGAGGACGTACCCGCGTTCCCCGAGGTTCATGTTGCCGATCCGACCGGCGTCGGCGATGCCTTCCGCGCGGGGTTGATTCGTGGGATGATGGCAGGCTGGCCGCTGCGGCTGTGCGGTCTGGTCGGGTCACTTTGCGCGACTTACGTTCTCGAACACATCGGGCCGCAGAGCCACCACTTCACGCCGCAGGACTTCGTCTCGCGTTTCCGTGGAACGTTCCGCGATAACGGACTGCTCGACGAACTGCTCGACGTGCCCTAA
- a CDS encoding nicotinate phosphoribosyltransferase: protein MTLFDGNRLTQDVMTLPVEAIRRGQFSDKYFENIVTILAGLSDRGTTFGSSVGDRATRFAAVDEQVGDVVVEAQVFNRRLPYALVGGVDAALALLRHASGVPGRPDCDDAWRSLEVEAVHDGTITEYDGQPENVHPVMRIRGRYRDFAVLETPILGYLTRVSRTATNTLNVLRAAGTKPVLYFPARFDLPEVQAADGYGYWLAVQRHAFEMSQQAGHPVEYRARVSTDAQGQWWGGSGGGTVPHALIAAFLGDTAAAMVAFAEHVALDVPRIVLADFNNDVLQATRDTLNAYWPRYYAALRAGDGDRQARWTLTGVRIDTAGNLLDASLTDDTDKGVSAALVRATRRAIDEWPDTLAVGDAELDVARHYAAAVQIIVTGGFNIERITAFESDGVPVDMYGVGSSLMTNDKTTNTDFTMDVVRANLNGRWVDVAKVGRRAGSHRGLQAVDLSEL from the coding sequence ATGACACTTTTCGACGGAAATCGGCTCACACAGGATGTCATGACACTGCCGGTAGAAGCGATCCGCCGCGGCCAGTTCAGCGACAAGTATTTCGAGAACATCGTCACGATCTTGGCGGGTCTGTCCGACCGTGGCACCACGTTCGGCTCTTCGGTTGGCGACCGTGCGACGCGGTTCGCGGCGGTTGACGAACAGGTCGGCGACGTGGTTGTAGAAGCGCAGGTATTCAACCGCCGTTTGCCCTACGCGTTGGTGGGTGGCGTGGACGCCGCACTGGCGCTCCTCCGCCACGCCAGCGGCGTGCCCGGCCGGCCCGACTGCGACGACGCATGGCGTAGCTTGGAGGTCGAAGCCGTTCACGACGGGACCATCACGGAATACGACGGCCAGCCTGAGAACGTGCATCCTGTGATGCGCATTCGCGGCCGCTATCGCGACTTCGCCGTCCTCGAAACGCCGATCCTCGGTTATCTCACGCGAGTAAGCCGCACCGCGACCAACACCCTCAACGTACTGCGCGCGGCCGGCACCAAACCGGTCCTTTACTTCCCAGCCCGCTTCGATCTACCGGAGGTTCAGGCGGCAGATGGCTACGGCTATTGGCTTGCTGTGCAGCGGCACGCGTTCGAAATGTCCCAGCAGGCTGGACATCCAGTCGAGTATCGTGCGCGCGTCAGCACGGATGCACAGGGCCAGTGGTGGGGCGGCAGCGGCGGCGGAACCGTGCCTCACGCGTTGATCGCAGCATTTCTCGGCGATACAGCGGCGGCTATGGTCGCATTTGCCGAGCACGTGGCGTTGGACGTTCCGCGCATCGTGCTGGCGGATTTCAACAACGACGTGCTGCAGGCGACACGCGATACGCTGAACGCCTATTGGCCGCGCTACTACGCCGCGCTGCGCGCCGGAGATGGCGATCGTCAAGCGCGCTGGACTTTGACCGGCGTTCGTATCGATACCGCAGGCAACCTGCTGGATGCGTCGTTGACCGACGATACGGACAAAGGGGTGAGCGCCGCGCTCGTACGAGCCACGCGGCGCGCCATCGACGAATGGCCGGACACGTTAGCCGTGGGCGATGCCGAACTTGATGTGGCGCGGCACTACGCCGCAGCCGTTCAGATCATCGTCACGGGCGGCTTCAACATCGAGCGCATTACTGCATTCGAGAGTGACGGCGTGCCGGTCGATATGTATGGGGTTGGTTCGTCGTTGATGACTAACGACAAGACGACCAACACCGACTTCACGATGGACGTCGTGCGCGCCAACCTGAACGGCCGATGGGTAGACGTGGCTAAGGTGGGCCGTCGTGCAGGTTCACATCGGGGACTGCAAGCTGTTGATTTGAGCGAGCTGTAG
- the tadA gene encoding Flp pilus assembly complex ATPase component TadA codes for MSDEKRDWSKGVRLVPSRQGTRMVSIRALVERVVDQFMREFGDDHPDVVAAKTRTERLKLLRDTVLYVTAIESADLDQAELAALTDEAYSELFGYGGLDRYLADPAVSTVTFEGIEKTAARSGLGELEPAGRAFEDFASLQRVLVRMLADADTELGHSPYYEVGLTAFGRRMCLNLVMPPAASLPEGYIRLHPAEPIPLNAFADGETTLAVLRAIARSSHGVLVVGEADSGKTTLAGALAREADARSVRSIERAGELALAGGAERFVVQWPKDDRPPVSFAETAAAAAELPCELLVVDEIRADEPAAVLPLLNAAGVNRQIWTFRGTAEAKRLAPALSMLTLRAMQAAGSADGPAKSVFETLPFVITLRRRKGRLAIVGISEWQADEARAPSMVELLGQGWNGLEPTGKVPQRALDVDPTRWAKPSE; via the coding sequence ATGAGCGACGAGAAGCGCGATTGGAGCAAGGGCGTACGGCTGGTGCCATCTAGGCAGGGTACGCGTATGGTGTCGATTCGTGCGCTGGTCGAGCGGGTGGTCGATCAGTTCATGCGTGAGTTTGGAGACGATCATCCCGATGTCGTGGCCGCAAAGACCCGGACCGAACGGCTGAAGCTGCTGCGCGATACCGTGCTGTACGTGACCGCCATCGAGTCGGCAGACTTGGATCAGGCCGAGCTGGCAGCGCTGACGGACGAGGCGTACTCGGAACTCTTTGGTTACGGCGGCCTCGACCGGTACCTTGCCGACCCGGCGGTATCGACTGTCACGTTCGAAGGTATCGAGAAGACTGCGGCGCGGTCGGGATTGGGCGAGCTGGAGCCTGCTGGCCGGGCGTTTGAGGATTTCGCATCCCTGCAGCGGGTGCTCGTGCGGATGCTGGCCGACGCCGATACGGAGCTGGGTCACAGTCCTTACTATGAAGTCGGTCTGACTGCCTTCGGGCGGCGCATGTGTCTCAATCTGGTGATGCCTCCCGCCGCCTCCCTGCCCGAAGGCTACATCCGGCTGCATCCGGCTGAACCGATCCCGCTTAATGCGTTCGCAGATGGCGAAACGACGCTGGCCGTGCTGCGGGCCATCGCCCGATCGTCGCACGGGGTGCTGGTTGTGGGCGAGGCGGACAGTGGCAAGACGACGCTCGCCGGCGCGTTGGCTCGCGAAGCTGACGCACGGTCAGTGCGTTCGATTGAGCGTGCGGGCGAACTTGCGCTGGCAGGTGGCGCAGAACGGTTCGTCGTGCAGTGGCCGAAGGACGACCGACCTCCGGTGTCTTTTGCCGAGACGGCCGCTGCCGCAGCGGAGCTGCCGTGCGAGCTGCTGGTGGTCGACGAGATTCGTGCCGACGAACCTGCCGCCGTGCTGCCGCTGCTGAATGCCGCCGGCGTTAACCGGCAGATCTGGACCTTTCGCGGCACAGCCGAAGCGAAGCGCCTTGCGCCCGCGCTGTCCATGCTGACCCTACGCGCCATGCAGGCGGCAGGGAGTGCCGACGGGCCGGCCAAGTCCGTGTTCGAGACGCTGCCGTTTGTCATCACGCTTCGGCGGCGCAAGGGCAGACTTGCGATTGTTGGGATCAGCGAATGGCAGGCGGACGAAGCCAGAGCGCCCAGCATGGTCGAGTTGTTGGGGCAGGGATGGAACGGACTTGAACCGACAGGCAAAGTGCCGCAGCGTGCGCTCGATGTCGATCCGACGCGATGGGCGAAGCCGTCAGAGTAG
- the mtnA gene encoding S-methyl-5-thioribose-1-phosphate isomerase, protein MRTVDWVDGVVRMIDQRALPWSFETVDLRTVEQVAEAITNMTVRGAPAIGVSAAFGMALAGVTSLARSPEGIRADLSMAASLLKNARPTAVNLAWAVDTMLKLAEQQDYRTADEFRRALVDAAMSMADADVEICKAIGRHGRDLITDDSTVLHHCNTGALAAVDYGTALGVIRAAHEAGTHFHVFLDETRPRLQGARLSAWELEQQGISYDILPDTAAGYFMQRGEVQLVLVGADRIAANGDFANKIGTYQLAVLAKENRIPFYTVAPTSTVDLSLASGGEIPIEERGPEEVTNPYGNKLVPDHFRARNPAFDVTPARYVSGIITEYGIARPPFTESLRKAAAGQLL, encoded by the coding sequence ATGCGCACGGTCGATTGGGTGGACGGCGTCGTACGCATGATTGACCAGCGGGCGCTGCCGTGGTCGTTCGAAACCGTCGATTTGCGCACGGTCGAACAGGTCGCCGAAGCGATCACCAATATGACCGTGCGCGGCGCGCCGGCGATTGGCGTGTCGGCGGCGTTCGGCATGGCGCTGGCCGGAGTCACGAGCCTCGCACGCTCACCGGAGGGCATTCGCGCCGACCTCTCGATGGCGGCCAGTCTGCTCAAGAACGCGCGGCCGACCGCAGTCAACTTGGCGTGGGCCGTCGATACGATGCTCAAGCTGGCCGAGCAGCAGGACTACCGCACCGCCGACGAATTCCGCCGCGCGCTTGTCGATGCGGCGATGTCGATGGCGGACGCCGACGTGGAAATCTGCAAGGCGATCGGCCGCCACGGGCGCGACCTGATCACCGACGATTCGACCGTCCTGCACCACTGCAATACCGGGGCGCTGGCGGCAGTCGACTACGGCACCGCGCTGGGCGTGATCCGCGCCGCACATGAGGCAGGTACGCATTTTCACGTCTTTCTCGACGAGACTCGCCCACGGCTTCAGGGCGCGCGATTGTCAGCGTGGGAACTGGAGCAGCAGGGAATCTCGTACGATATACTGCCTGACACAGCGGCCGGTTACTTCATGCAGCGCGGCGAGGTGCAGTTGGTGCTCGTCGGCGCCGATCGCATCGCCGCCAACGGTGATTTCGCCAACAAGATCGGGACGTACCAGCTTGCCGTGCTAGCTAAGGAGAACAGAATCCCGTTCTATACCGTCGCGCCGACATCGACCGTCGACCTGTCGCTGGCGAGCGGCGGCGAAATCCCGATCGAGGAGCGCGGCCCCGAAGAGGTCACCAACCCTTATGGCAACAAACTCGTGCCCGATCACTTCCGGGCGCGCAACCCGGCCTTCGACGTGACGCCCGCGCGCTACGTCTCCGGTATCATCACCGAGTACGGGATCGCGCGGCCCCCGTTTACCGAGTCGCTGCGGAAGGCCGCCGCCGGGCAGCTACTCTGA